A genomic window from Caldicellulosiruptor kronotskyensis 2002 includes:
- a CDS encoding sugar transferase: MPDEVKIWRKVLYNLAGFIALTLAYFAAYRFRFNKVDFFNEKLYFLTYGLIILFWFILVLKVSKELNLKKIGVKEIVLNTLKRSIAIFIYVSCIDFIAKLGLSRIVIGTFILIYFLVGVALKIVLTKIEDILFKSLIRDYYFVVIGTNEAIKLIKNSNLLNFYNKKNKITTIELNSKNENSCSYAIENLCRLIKYSVVDEVILLSEFNLNNEFLKKIIEICKISGRKLRVVYKNDIGVEKAQLSVDGNNIVFEFKTVETSFAYVFVKRVLDILISLVALVLTAPLFLLIAILIKIDSPGGPVFFVQERVGLNGRRFKLIKFRTMIPDADKMKDQLMKYNEMDGPVFKITNDPRITRVGKILRKLNLDELPQLINVLKGEMSLVGPRPLETKEALGCEFEHHIRHSVKPGLTCIWQTTHNRNDVGYNEWMKMDYEYITKKNLLLDLYLIFKTFLAIIKLNGK; the protein is encoded by the coding sequence GTGCCTGATGAAGTGAAAATATGGAGAAAGGTACTTTATAATTTAGCAGGATTTATTGCATTAACTTTGGCATATTTTGCTGCTTATCGATTTAGGTTCAATAAAGTTGATTTCTTCAATGAAAAATTATATTTTTTGACATATGGTCTTATTATATTGTTTTGGTTTATATTAGTACTCAAGGTTTCAAAAGAATTGAATTTAAAGAAAATTGGAGTAAAAGAGATTGTTTTAAATACGTTGAAAAGATCAATAGCTATATTTATCTATGTGTCTTGTATAGATTTTATTGCAAAACTTGGTCTTAGTAGAATTGTTATCGGCACTTTTATTCTAATTTACTTTTTAGTTGGTGTTGCACTAAAAATTGTTCTTACCAAAATTGAGGATATTTTGTTTAAATCTTTAATAAGAGATTATTATTTTGTTGTTATAGGAACAAATGAAGCTATCAAATTAATAAAAAACAGCAATCTGTTGAACTTTTATAACAAGAAAAACAAGATAACTACGATTGAGCTCAATTCTAAGAATGAAAATTCTTGTTCATATGCAATTGAAAATCTTTGTCGTTTGATCAAATATTCGGTAGTAGACGAAGTTATTCTCTTGTCAGAGTTTAACTTGAATAATGAATTTTTAAAGAAAATTATTGAAATTTGTAAAATAAGTGGACGAAAACTGAGAGTTGTTTATAAGAATGATATAGGAGTTGAAAAGGCTCAATTAAGTGTTGATGGCAATAATATTGTGTTTGAATTTAAGACAGTTGAAACAAGCTTTGCATATGTATTTGTTAAGCGAGTACTTGATATATTAATATCATTGGTAGCTCTCGTACTTACAGCACCGTTGTTTTTATTGATTGCGATATTGATAAAAATTGATTCTCCAGGTGGACCTGTATTCTTTGTCCAAGAACGTGTTGGGCTAAATGGTCGGCGATTTAAACTTATAAAGTTTAGAACTATGATACCTGATGCAGATAAAATGAAAGATCAATTAATGAAATATAATGAGATGGATGGACCTGTTTTTAAGATAACTAACGATCCAAGAATAACAAGGGTAGGAAAGATATTAAGAAAACTAAATCTTGATGAGCTTCCTCAATTGATAAATGTTTTGAAAGGAGAGATGAGCTTAGTAGGACCAAGACCTTTAGAGACCAAAGAAGCCCTCGGCTGTGAATTTGAACATCATATAAGACATTCAGTAAAACCAGGCTTAACATGTATTTGGCAGACCACTCACAATAGAAATGATGTTGGGTATAATGAGTGGATGAAGATGGATTATGAGTATATAACTAAAAAGAATCTGCTTTTGGATTTGTACTTAATATTCAAAACTTTTTTAGCAATAATAAAACTGAATGGAAAGTAG
- the fcl gene encoding GDP-L-fucose synthase, with protein sequence MEKSSKIFVAGHRGLVGSAIVRRLQKEGYTNLVLKGREEVDLTRQEEVERFFEKERPEYVFLAAAKVGGIHANRTYPAEFIYQNLMIECNVIHSAYKYGVKKLLFLGSSCIYPRECPQPMKEEYLLSGYLEPTNEAYAVAKIAGLKLCQYYKRQYGANFISCMPTNLYGPNDNFDLHTSHVIPALIRKFHEAKINNKPYVEVWGTGKSLREFLHVDDLADACLFLMKNYDDEIWINVGSGEEVSIAELANMIKEIAGYKGEILFNPDMPDGTPRKLLDISRLKSLGWERKISLYDGLMSTYEWYVENYR encoded by the coding sequence ATGGAAAAGTCGAGCAAGATATTTGTTGCAGGGCACAGAGGGCTTGTTGGCTCCGCAATAGTAAGAAGACTACAAAAAGAAGGCTATACAAACCTTGTTTTGAAAGGCAGAGAAGAAGTTGATTTGACTCGCCAGGAAGAGGTTGAAAGATTTTTTGAAAAAGAAAGACCAGAATATGTTTTTCTGGCTGCTGCAAAAGTTGGAGGAATTCATGCAAACAGAACATACCCTGCAGAGTTTATATATCAGAATTTAATGATTGAGTGCAATGTGATACACAGTGCTTACAAGTATGGTGTAAAAAAATTATTGTTCTTAGGAAGCTCTTGCATCTATCCAAGAGAATGTCCTCAGCCGATGAAAGAGGAATATTTACTCTCTGGGTATTTAGAACCTACAAATGAGGCGTATGCAGTAGCTAAAATTGCAGGACTTAAACTGTGTCAATATTATAAGAGGCAATATGGAGCAAATTTTATAAGCTGTATGCCAACAAATTTGTATGGCCCAAATGACAATTTTGATTTGCATACATCACATGTGATACCTGCTTTGATTCGCAAGTTTCATGAAGCTAAAATCAACAACAAACCTTATGTTGAAGTATGGGGAACAGGAAAGTCACTGAGGGAGTTTTTACATGTCGATGATTTAGCTGATGCGTGCTTGTTTTTAATGAAGAATTACGATGATGAGATATGGATAAATGTGGGAAGCGGCGAAGAGGTCTCTATTGCAGAGTTGGCTAACATGATAAAAGAAATTGCGGGGTATAAAGGTGAAATATTATTTAATCCTGACATGCCAGACGGGACACCGAGAAAACTACTTGACATCAGCAGACTTAAAAGCCTTGGTTGGGAGAGAAAGATTAGCTTATATGATGGTTTGATGTCGACATATGAATGGTATGTTGAGAATTATAGATAA
- a CDS encoding glycosyltransferase family 4 protein: MKIVIDCYTLVKGKGKSIGIYNYAKNILNYLVPMLSVNNEVIILCNNKNLHDFEYKNITLKIIKADPTKLVNRIMWETIVLPAYLLKLGADVYFSPKGSIPLVKVCKVCVTIHDLIPFYYHENFKSHFNRMENYYVRWRITQAVKAADQIITVSEFSKYDIIDRFKVDPDKINVIYNGVETNVKVEEVSEIDYIFAITSELPHKNLKTLLKGYEIYYNNYNNKTKLIICGVKNPDRYKIIDSRAFNNIKFVNNLSDAKLNGYYKNAKMFIFIPLIEGFGLPPLEAMRFNVPVICSNCSSLAEIYKNAAVLVNPHDPNDIARAIYAVEENIVDLESIKKEASKLVKKYTWHNAALKTSEVFDRIINNV; this comes from the coding sequence ATGAAAATTGTTATTGATTGCTATACCTTGGTTAAAGGAAAAGGTAAAAGTATAGGTATTTATAATTATGCAAAAAACATATTAAATTATTTGGTACCAATGTTATCTGTTAATAATGAAGTGATTATCTTGTGTAACAATAAAAATTTACATGACTTTGAATATAAAAATATTACCTTAAAAATAATTAAAGCTGATCCAACTAAGTTAGTTAATAGAATAATGTGGGAAACAATAGTATTACCAGCGTATTTGTTGAAACTTGGGGCAGATGTATATTTTTCTCCCAAAGGAAGTATACCATTAGTTAAAGTTTGCAAAGTTTGTGTTACTATCCATGATCTTATACCTTTTTATTATCATGAGAATTTTAAAAGCCACTTTAATAGGATGGAAAACTATTATGTAAGGTGGAGAATAACACAAGCAGTTAAAGCGGCTGATCAAATAATTACTGTTTCTGAATTTTCGAAGTATGATATTATTGACAGATTTAAAGTAGATCCGGATAAAATAAATGTAATTTACAATGGAGTCGAGACTAATGTAAAAGTAGAGGAGGTTAGTGAAATAGACTATATTTTTGCTATTACATCTGAGCTACCTCATAAAAATTTAAAAACATTATTAAAAGGATATGAAATTTATTATAACAACTATAATAACAAAACTAAATTGATAATATGTGGTGTTAAAAATCCTGATAGATATAAGATTATAGATAGTAGAGCTTTCAATAATATTAAATTTGTTAACAATTTATCAGATGCTAAGTTGAATGGATATTATAAAAATGCAAAGATGTTCATTTTTATCCCTTTAATAGAGGGATTTGGGCTACCACCTTTGGAGGCTATGAGATTTAATGTTCCAGTAATTTGCTCAAACTGTAGTAGTTTGGCAGAGATATATAAAAATGCTGCAGTTCTTGTCAATCCGCATGATCCAAATGATATAGCTAGAGCCATTTACGCTGTAGAAGAAAATATTGTGGATTTAGAGTCGATTAAAAAGGAAGCTTCAAAGCTAGTAAAAAAGTATACATGGCATAATGCAGCGTTAAAAACTTCAGAGGTATTTGATAGAATAATTAATAATGTGTAG
- the gmd gene encoding GDP-mannose 4,6-dehydratase, which yields MKRALITGITGQDGAYLAEFLLEKGYEVHGIKRRTSLINTQRIDHLYEDPHVENRRFYLHYGDLTDSTNLIRIIQEVQPDEIYNLAAQSHVKVSFESPEYTANADALGTLRLLEAIRILKLENKTRFYQASTSELFGKVQEIPQRETTPFYPRSPYAVAKLYAYWITVNYREAYGIFACNGILFNHESPIRGETFVTRKITRAVARIKYGLQDKLYLGNLDAKRDWGYAKDYVRAMWMILNHDVPDDYVIATGETHSVREFVEKAFKYVDIDIEWVGQEVNEKGIDAKTGRVLVEVDPRYFRPTEVDILVGDATKARQVLGWQPTVTFDELVKIMMQSDLKEAEKELFNKENGYAYQPSYLE from the coding sequence ATGAAAAGAGCTTTAATTACTGGCATCACAGGTCAAGACGGTGCATATTTAGCTGAGTTTTTGCTTGAAAAAGGTTATGAAGTTCATGGCATAAAAAGACGAACATCATTAATTAATACCCAAAGAATAGATCATCTTTATGAAGACCCGCATGTTGAGAACCGACGTTTTTACCTGCACTATGGTGATTTAACAGATTCCACAAACCTCATAAGAATAATCCAGGAAGTTCAGCCTGATGAAATCTATAATTTGGCTGCTCAAAGTCATGTAAAGGTTTCGTTTGAATCGCCTGAATATACTGCAAACGCAGATGCACTTGGTACACTTAGGCTGCTCGAAGCAATTAGAATATTAAAGCTTGAAAACAAAACTCGATTCTATCAGGCATCAACCAGCGAGCTTTTTGGGAAGGTACAAGAGATTCCTCAAAGAGAAACCACTCCATTTTATCCACGAAGTCCATATGCTGTTGCCAAGCTATATGCTTATTGGATCACTGTAAATTATCGTGAAGCGTATGGAATATTTGCATGCAACGGAATACTGTTCAATCATGAATCACCTATTAGGGGTGAAACTTTTGTAACAAGAAAAATAACCCGAGCAGTTGCTCGGATAAAATATGGATTGCAAGATAAGCTTTATTTAGGCAATCTTGATGCTAAAAGAGACTGGGGCTATGCAAAAGACTATGTGAGAGCTATGTGGATGATATTGAATCATGACGTACCAGATGATTATGTAATTGCTACAGGTGAGACACATAGTGTTAGGGAGTTTGTGGAGAAAGCTTTCAAGTATGTTGATATAGATATCGAATGGGTTGGACAAGAAGTAAATGAAAAAGGAATAGATGCAAAAACAGGAAGGGTTTTGGTCGAAGTTGACCCAAGATACTTCAGACCGACCGAAGTTGATATATTAGTTGGTGATGCAACAAAAGCAAGGCAGGTTCTTGGGTGGCAGCCAACAGTTACATTTGATGAGCTTGTAAAAATTATGATGCAAAGCGATTTAAAAGAAGCTGAAAAAGAACTTTTCAACAAAGAAAATGGCTATGCTTATCAACCATCATATTTAGAATGA
- a CDS encoding S-layer homology domain-containing protein, with amino-acid sequence MKRFKRTVSLAVVAVFLLANVLAFAATPLDNCKSAAKSLLSQLVDKIKASGSAQQTAEVISKFISGSGRTVLVNAFNQIAQGPGAAQRLESALGLNPTTLGQLLDWMASYQGGGGKNWFVNLVSLSGDALNSALDTAANDLVNKYIQTVGGDVYKAEYQLNKINAAIMLFNGTPGGYKPIKYDSTGNFSVYDTGFNNLFSLLNPLLGNQITGEENKANLKNAFQTIVNAVNSIADPTEKLGAKALLQALGLLYVESAPSTGGGVVPSTGGGTTTTQPTTSQQQQQATQPAQQPSQQTQQTTLSDLSKKLDEAIAQGNSAQISEAVNALASVLAAMKNTEEAVSSLKEISGKVATALDKISDVSQVKSIVNGLTNAINTVASNIQKQSLSTVEKSLQLESLKFETAGLLLKAYEAAAVTPQKTEDTSKVTFKVSANDIALAISKANEVASGIQTTNSTVKKSLNFAGVSIAINAISSKDISVMFDKESIDKIKSDSKVTNILIKTQNTSVVIPKSTLTADKFEIKIIPKQVSNALSKAVDVNIVVGDNVQEKFDKPVVLLLKLNNKISDESKVAVYRVSDGKTEIVPGIYVSTINSFLVERKSLSTYYVGSYNKTYSDVDSNAWYYKNVQLISAKGITDGYPDGTFRPNNNVTRAEFAKMVVETFQFDTTGQEVTKFEDVKSTDWFYSYVATLYNLGIINGRSETKFSPNAPVTREEMAKMISLALVKAGKVSLSAIPTLSFKDDSSISAWAKKYVAIVVENGIMEGRGSSTFAPKANATRAEVATVIVRALMK; translated from the coding sequence ATGAAAAGATTTAAAAGAACAGTCAGCTTAGCAGTAGTAGCTGTATTTCTACTGGCTAATGTCCTTGCTTTTGCAGCAACACCGCTTGATAATTGCAAGTCGGCAGCAAAATCACTTTTGAGCCAGTTAGTAGATAAAATAAAAGCTTCTGGCTCTGCACAGCAAACAGCTGAAGTTATAAGCAAGTTTATAAGTGGCAGTGGGAGAACTGTACTTGTGAATGCTTTCAACCAAATAGCGCAGGGTCCTGGAGCTGCTCAAAGACTTGAAAGTGCACTGGGGTTAAACCCAACAACTTTGGGTCAGCTTCTTGATTGGATGGCAAGTTACCAAGGTGGAGGCGGCAAGAACTGGTTTGTAAATTTGGTAAGTCTTTCAGGGGATGCTCTGAATAGTGCACTTGATACTGCAGCAAATGACCTTGTAAATAAGTATATTCAAACAGTCGGTGGAGATGTTTACAAGGCTGAATATCAGCTGAACAAAATCAATGCGGCAATAATGCTTTTTAATGGTACTCCAGGTGGTTATAAACCAATAAAATATGATTCAACTGGCAATTTCAGTGTATATGATACAGGATTCAACAATTTGTTTAGCCTTTTAAATCCGCTTTTAGGTAATCAAATTACTGGGGAAGAGAACAAAGCTAATTTGAAAAATGCATTTCAAACAATAGTCAATGCAGTCAACTCTATTGCAGACCCGACAGAAAAACTTGGTGCAAAAGCGCTACTTCAAGCACTCGGGCTTTTGTATGTAGAAAGTGCTCCATCAACAGGTGGTGGGGTAGTACCAAGCACAGGTGGTGGTACAACAACAACCCAACCTACAACCAGCCAGCAACAACAGCAAGCAACTCAGCCAGCTCAGCAGCCAAGCCAGCAAACCCAGCAAACAACACTTTCAGATTTATCTAAAAAACTTGATGAAGCAATAGCGCAAGGTAACTCTGCTCAGATAAGTGAGGCAGTTAATGCATTAGCATCAGTTTTGGCAGCTATGAAAAATACGGAGGAAGCAGTGTCAAGTTTAAAAGAAATTTCAGGGAAAGTGGCAACTGCTCTTGATAAAATTTCTGATGTTTCACAAGTTAAATCTATTGTGAATGGTTTGACAAATGCTATAAATACAGTTGCGTCAAATATTCAGAAGCAATCACTATCTACTGTTGAAAAGTCACTCCAGCTTGAAAGCCTCAAGTTTGAAACAGCAGGCTTACTTTTAAAAGCTTATGAGGCAGCTGCAGTAACTCCACAAAAAACTGAAGACACATCAAAAGTGACATTCAAAGTGAGTGCGAATGACATTGCTTTAGCTATATCAAAAGCAAATGAGGTCGCATCAGGTATTCAAACTACTAATTCAACTGTAAAAAAATCATTAAATTTTGCGGGTGTTTCAATTGCTATTAATGCAATATCAAGCAAGGATATATCTGTTATGTTTGATAAAGAATCTATCGATAAAATAAAGAGCGATAGTAAGGTCACAAATATACTTATAAAGACTCAAAATACAAGCGTTGTAATTCCGAAATCGACTTTAACTGCAGACAAATTTGAAATTAAAATCATACCCAAACAGGTATCAAACGCACTTTCTAAAGCAGTGGATGTGAACATTGTTGTTGGAGATAATGTTCAAGAAAAATTTGATAAGCCAGTTGTGCTCCTGCTCAAGCTCAACAATAAAATTTCAGATGAATCAAAAGTAGCTGTTTATAGAGTATCAGATGGCAAAACAGAGATTGTTCCTGGCATATATGTATCAACAATAAATAGCTTTTTAGTTGAAAGAAAGTCTCTTAGCACGTACTATGTAGGAAGCTATAACAAGACATATTCAGATGTTGATTCAAATGCTTGGTATTACAAGAATGTTCAGCTAATATCTGCAAAGGGTATAACAGATGGCTATCCAGACGGAACATTCAGACCAAACAACAACGTTACAAGAGCAGAGTTTGCAAAGATGGTTGTTGAAACATTCCAGTTTGATACTACTGGCCAAGAAGTAACAAAATTTGAGGATGTGAAATCTACAGATTGGTTCTATTCATATGTTGCAACTCTGTACAACTTGGGAATCATCAATGGTAGAAGCGAGACCAAGTTTTCACCAAACGCACCAGTTACAAGAGAAGAGATGGCAAAGATGATATCACTCGCACTTGTCAAAGCAGGAAAAGTTTCTCTATCTGCTATACCAACGCTTAGCTTCAAGGATGACTCAAGCATCTCAGCTTGGGCTAAGAAGTATGTGGCTATTGTTGTTGAAAATGGAATTATGGAAGGAAGAGGCAGCTCTACATTTGCACCAAAGGCTAACGCAACAAGGGCTGAGGTTGCAACAGTTATTGTAAGAGCTTTGATGAAGTAA
- a CDS encoding CDP-glycerol glycerophosphotransferase family protein has product MSAILKNLLKSIFAVFIRIERGKIVIIDGTPYSGSNAKALYDFIKKSIKYNNIKFLTENDLKWKSFWNLKVFFENFREVCSANIVVTTHLYPKLKKTQIYIQLWHGIPLKAMTLMDKTEGINHKKLSVKNFSEYDYIISSSQFYSTLLNACVGVDGSKYVITGFPRNDMLFNTDAREKLQSIVKQPIDSYKIVFYLPTFRVNYGNQRIEGTTKDKNIFGFDDFDYDQFNRFLAKNNILFITKLHPVEEKLFIKKLSKISNSYFIFLTTDVLKIYSIDLYEILGSADILITDYSSVYFDYLLLNRPLLFISNDIDIYEKERGFLLKPYDFWTPGPKVKNQRELQDEIVNILSGKDTYKELRTLFKTLFHVYNDNKSCERVWNIIKNHI; this is encoded by the coding sequence ATGTCAGCTATACTAAAGAATTTACTCAAAAGTATTTTTGCTGTTTTTATAAGAATCGAGAGAGGCAAAATAGTGATAATAGATGGAACACCTTATTCTGGCTCTAATGCCAAGGCATTATATGATTTTATAAAAAAATCAATAAAATACAATAATATCAAGTTTCTTACAGAAAATGACTTAAAATGGAAATCATTTTGGAATTTAAAAGTATTTTTTGAAAATTTTAGGGAAGTATGTAGTGCCAATATTGTAGTTACAACACATTTGTATCCAAAACTTAAAAAAACGCAAATTTATATTCAATTATGGCATGGTATACCATTAAAAGCTATGACTCTGATGGATAAGACAGAAGGGATAAACCATAAAAAATTATCAGTTAAAAATTTTAGTGAATATGATTATATTATATCTTCTTCTCAATTTTATAGCACGTTACTTAATGCTTGTGTAGGGGTAGATGGATCAAAATATGTTATAACAGGATTTCCTAGAAATGATATGCTCTTTAATACTGATGCAAGAGAAAAGTTACAGAGCATCGTAAAACAACCTATAGATTCTTATAAGATAGTTTTTTATCTGCCTACATTTAGAGTAAATTATGGGAATCAGCGAATTGAAGGAACTACAAAAGATAAGAATATTTTTGGTTTTGATGATTTTGATTATGACCAATTTAATAGGTTTTTAGCCAAAAACAATATACTATTTATTACCAAATTGCATCCAGTTGAAGAAAAACTATTTATCAAAAAATTAAGTAAAATATCCAACAGTTATTTCATTTTTTTGACGACAGATGTATTAAAGATATACTCAATAGATTTGTATGAGATTCTTGGAAGTGCTGATATATTGATAACAGATTATTCAAGCGTTTATTTTGATTATCTTCTTCTGAACAGACCTTTACTGTTTATAAGTAATGACATTGATATATACGAGAAAGAACGAGGTTTTTTATTAAAACCTTATGATTTTTGGACTCCAGGACCAAAAGTTAAAAACCAAAGAGAGTTACAGGATGAAATTGTTAATATATTATCTGGTAAAGATACATATAAAGAGCTAAGAACTCTTTTTAAGACGTTGTTTCATGTTTATAATGATAATAAATCCTGTGAAAGAGTATGGAATATAATTAAAAATCATATATAA
- a CDS encoding glycosyltransferase, which produces MKLLRKKVGLIAICDFIDFPPGGEVSFLTSILKEWKYEDLEIDLIGMTHSLNENVGNWQKRSIGEKEYNFFPVFKEVREKEKTRIPFRFRMVWGLLKFRKEIMKKKYDILYIHCPELILPFLGDNKTVVVYHVHGEPQHTLKVSRFSIFRFHIFSFLYNTIIKIAITKSKKVIWVSQKALKSYLGEKYSKEKNIVIPSPYDSSLFCLCEEDNLVKKTNQIIIFVGRLSAVKNLNLLIDSFKLVREEKKNVKLILCGDGEERIKLERYVEERGLKDDVIFTGYLKREEIRFFLNKADVFVLTSLKEGSPVCVVEALAMGVPVVTVDVGDVKEIIRDGYNGYVVERYDPVLISTAIVKILREGRDKYKENCIKSVLARSPSAIANRVYDVLKSC; this is translated from the coding sequence ATGAAACTTTTGAGAAAGAAGGTAGGTCTTATTGCTATATGTGACTTTATAGATTTTCCTCCAGGAGGCGAAGTTTCTTTTTTAACAAGTATATTAAAGGAATGGAAATATGAAGATTTAGAGATAGATTTAATAGGGATGACACATTCTTTAAATGAAAATGTTGGCAATTGGCAAAAAAGATCGATAGGAGAAAAGGAATACAATTTTTTTCCAGTGTTTAAAGAAGTTAGAGAAAAAGAAAAAACAAGGATTCCATTTAGGTTTCGTATGGTTTGGGGGTTATTAAAATTTAGAAAGGAAATAATGAAAAAAAAGTATGATATTTTGTATATACATTGTCCTGAGTTGATTTTGCCTTTTTTGGGAGATAATAAAACTGTAGTTGTGTATCATGTACATGGGGAACCTCAACATACATTAAAGGTTTCAAGATTTAGCATTTTTAGATTTCACATATTTTCATTTCTTTACAATACAATAATTAAAATAGCTATTACGAAGAGTAAAAAAGTTATATGGGTTTCTCAAAAAGCATTAAAGAGCTATTTAGGGGAAAAGTATTCGAAAGAAAAAAATATTGTAATCCCGTCTCCATATGATAGTAGTTTATTTTGTCTTTGTGAGGAAGATAATCTCGTTAAAAAGACTAACCAAATAATTATCTTTGTTGGTAGGCTTTCAGCAGTGAAGAATTTAAATCTTCTAATTGATTCATTTAAGTTGGTTAGAGAAGAAAAAAAGAATGTGAAATTGATACTCTGTGGTGATGGTGAAGAAAGAATTAAGCTAGAAAGGTATGTGGAGGAGCGCGGTTTGAAAGATGATGTTATTTTTACAGGGTATTTAAAAAGAGAAGAAATTCGTTTCTTTCTTAATAAAGCAGATGTATTTGTGCTAACATCTTTAAAAGAAGGTTCACCAGTCTGTGTTGTTGAAGCTTTAGCCATGGGAGTTCCTGTAGTAACCGTGGACGTTGGAGATGTTAAGGAAATAATCAGAGATGGGTACAACGGCTATGTTGTAGAAAGATATGATCCAGTCTTAATATCAACAGCTATTGTTAAGATATTAAGAGAAGGAAGAGACAAGTATAAAGAGAACTGTATCAAATCGGTTTTAGCTCGGTCGCCTTCAGCTATTGCCAATAGAGTTTACGATGTTTTAAAAAGTTGCTGA
- a CDS encoding sugar-binding protein has protein sequence MIPKIIHYCWFGGKKNKLVEKCINTWKICLPDYKIIEWNEQNFDIHITKFTTKAYKLKKYAFVSDYVRIWSLYNYGGIYMDTDVEVLKNLDRFLCHRFFTGFESNNFAVTGIMGSEKGHPFLKELLEWYNGQDFDANKLKTNTQIISNLMKKYGLELNGKYQVLEHDMHIYPKEWFCPYDLEKNKLIITDNTYTIHHFQGSWLPLKDKIKLKIRNMVINIIGYEKFELIKLNFIKNNIRDKA, from the coding sequence ATGATTCCAAAAATAATTCATTATTGCTGGTTCGGCGGAAAAAAAAATAAATTGGTTGAAAAGTGCATAAATACGTGGAAAATATGTTTGCCTGATTATAAAATAATAGAGTGGAACGAACAAAATTTTGATATACATATTACTAAATTCACAACAAAAGCATATAAGTTGAAAAAATATGCTTTTGTATCAGATTATGTTAGAATTTGGAGTTTATATAATTATGGAGGAATATATATGGATACAGATGTTGAAGTCCTGAAAAACTTGGACCGATTTCTTTGCCATAGATTTTTTACTGGGTTTGAAAGTAATAATTTTGCAGTAACTGGAATTATGGGTTCGGAAAAAGGACATCCATTTTTAAAAGAATTATTAGAATGGTATAATGGACAAGATTTTGACGCCAATAAATTAAAAACAAATACGCAAATAATAAGCAACCTCATGAAGAAGTATGGTTTGGAGTTGAATGGTAAGTACCAGGTTTTAGAACATGATATGCACATTTACCCTAAGGAATGGTTTTGCCCTTATGATCTTGAAAAAAACAAATTGATAATCACAGATAATACATATACTATCCATCATTTTCAAGGTTCTTGGCTTCCGCTAAAAGACAAGATAAAATTAAAGATTAGAAATATGGTGATAAATATTATTGGTTATGAAAAATTTGAATTAATTAAATTAAACTTTATTAAGAATAATATAAGAGATAAGGCGTAA
- a CDS encoding WecB/TagA/CpsF family glycosyltransferase has translation MKEYLLNNMKLHSISKEELLERIGMWARKNESRVVCFANVHMNIECVESEKVKEAVNSADIVCPDGMPLVWWLKRKGEHDQERLDGPSMMLEICKYAQENNLKIGLYGSEKDVLNALIDNLKKMFSALKITYSYSPPFRDLTPEEEEKILEEINQSKTQILFVSLGCPKQEIWMSKNKGKINAVMIGVGAAFNMHAGKIKRAPLWMQRMGLEWLYRLIKEPRRLWRRYLYTNLKFIKLLVTETLVRGSR, from the coding sequence ATGAAAGAATATTTGCTTAACAATATGAAATTGCATTCAATAAGTAAAGAAGAACTATTAGAAAGGATAGGTATGTGGGCACGAAAAAATGAGAGTAGAGTTGTTTGTTTTGCAAACGTCCATATGAATATTGAGTGTGTTGAATCAGAGAAGGTGAAAGAAGCTGTAAATTCGGCAGACATAGTATGCCCGGATGGAATGCCATTAGTATGGTGGCTAAAAAGGAAGGGGGAACATGACCAAGAGCGACTTGATGGACCATCAATGATGTTAGAGATTTGCAAATATGCTCAGGAAAATAATTTGAAGATAGGGCTTTACGGAAGTGAAAAGGATGTTTTGAATGCACTTATAGATAATCTAAAAAAAATGTTTAGTGCTTTGAAAATTACTTATTCCTATTCTCCACCATTTAGGGACCTCACACCAGAAGAGGAAGAAAAGATTTTAGAAGAAATAAATCAAAGCAAGACACAGATATTATTCGTTAGCCTTGGTTGTCCAAAGCAGGAAATTTGGATGAGCAAGAATAAAGGAAAGATAAATGCTGTGATGATAGGAGTTGGTGCAGCGTTTAATATGCACGCCGGTAAAATTAAAAGAGCTCCGTTGTGGATGCAAAGAATGGGGCTTGAATGGTTGTACAGGCTTATAAAGGAGCCCAGGAGATTGTGGAGAAGATATCTATATACAAACTTGAAGTTTATCAAGCTTTTGGTTACTGAAACTTTAGTTCGTGGTTCAAGATGA